The region CGGCGCTTGAACACCAGGTAGAGACAGGTGCAGACCAGGGCCATCAGCGACAGCGCGAACGGGTAGCCGAAGCTCCAGTGCAGTTCCGGGATGTGGTCGAAGTTCATCCCGTAGATGGTGCCGATCAGGGTCGGGGCGAACAGGATCGCCGCCCACGCGGAGATCTTCTTGACCTCCTCGTTCTGCGTGTAGCTGGCCTCGGTCAGGCGCTTGACCTCCTCGTTCTGTGCCTGCGAGACCAGGGTGGCGTTCAGGGTGCGGATGTCGGTGAGGATCTGCCGGAAGCCGTCGACCCGTTCGGCGGCGGTGGTGGCGTGGTCGGCCACGTCGCCCAGGTAGCGGCGCAGCTCCTCGCCGGTGCCGTGTTTGGCGAAGCCGGCGGTCAGCGCCCGCAGGATGTCCAGCAGGGGCCGGGAGGCGCGCTGGAACTCGATCACCTCACGGGAGAGTTCGTAGATCCGCCGGGTCACCTTCGGATCGCCGCCGAAAACCTCGGTCTCGATTTCGTCGATGTCGTGTTGCAGCCCGGCGACCACCGGGGCGTAACCGTCGACCACCGCGTCGAGGATCGCGTACAGCACCGCCTCCGGGCCGCGTCGCAGCAGGTCGGGGTCGTCCTCCAGCCGGCGCCGGACCGCGCCCATGTCCGGTGCCTCACCGTGCCGGACGGTGAGGACGAAGTTCGGGCCGACGAACACGTGCAGTTCGCCGAAGTCGACCTCCTCGATCTCGTCGAGGTAGCGGGCGGCGCGCAGCACCACGAACAGGGTCTCGCCGTACCGTTCCAGCTTGGGACGCTGGTGGGCGACGACGGCGTCCTCCACCGCGAGTTCGTGCAGGCCGAACTCCTCGGCCACCGCCATGAGCTGCGCCTCGGCCGGTCGGTACAGGCCGATCCAGGCCATCGTGCCGGGCTGTCGGCGGAGCAGTTCGCAGGTCCCGGTGACGCTGGCCGGCGCGTCGACGCGGTGGCCGTCCCGGTAGATGCCGGAGGTGACCACGCTCGCCTCGACCGGCGCCGACTGGTTGGCGGCGCGGGGGTCCATCGACAGTTCCGGTGGCGACGGCTGCGGGTAGCGCTCGTGCGACCGCCGCCAGGCGCGTTTTGCCGGACGCTGGGCGCGGGACCGCCAATCGGACATGCCACGCCTCCACCCCCGGTGGGCCGACAACCCTCGTACCCACAGTTCCAGAGATCGCCGGTGCCCGGACCAGCCCCGGCGGATCCGGAGGATTCAGCTGTGGTTCCTGTGCGGTCTGCCGGCTGACCCGCGTCACTCAATGTAAGGAGTCTTTACAGTAGGTTCCATCGGCGCCTATCATTCGACCAGCGTCCTTCGCGTTGATCACCCAACCCGCGCCGGTCGACCGCCACTGCCCGCGTCCGCACCGACCAGTGAGCCAGCGGTCGGTGGATGCCCGGCGGACGCCGCGCACCCCGGAGCAGGGAGCGTGACATGCAGACGTCCGGCCGGTTGTTGGCGGGAACAGGGGACAGGCGGACCACCCGGGTACGACGACGGCGCCTCGGCGGCACCGTACTCGCGCTCGCGCTCGTGGTGCAGACGATGGTGCTCGCCGGCCCGTCGCCGACACCGGCACTGGCCGACACCGCGCCGACCGGCCCGGCCCAACTCGTACCGATCCCGGTCAGCGCGGTCGACGTACCCGGTCAGTCCTTCGTGGTCGGACCGACGACCCGGATAGTCGTGGCCACCGGCGGCGCCGGGGCCCTGCCGGTCGCGGACACCCTGGCGGCGATCCTGCGCCCGTCGACCGGCTACCCACTGCCGGTCTCGATCGCCCCTTCCCGGCCCGGCGACATCGCGTTCCACCTCGGCGAACCGGGCGATCTCGGCGCCGAGGGCTACCGGATCGACGTCTCGAACACCGGGGTACGGCTGGCAGCGGCCGAGCCGGCCGGGCTCTTCTACGCCGTACAGACCCTGCGCCAACTGCTCTCGCCGTGGATCGAGAGCCCGACCGTACGCCCCGGCCCGTGGACCGTGGCCGGCGTACGGATCTCCGACCGCCCCCGGTACGCCTACCGGGGCGTGATGCTCGACATCGCCCGGCACTACCAGTCGCCGGAGGTCGCCAAGCGGCTGATCGAGCAGGCGTCGGCGTACAAGATGAACGTGCTGCACCTGCACGTCAGCGACGACCAGGGGTTCCGGATCGCGATCAACGGGCGGCCCGAACTCACCACCATCGGCGGCCAGTTCTCCATCAACAACGATCCCGGCGGCTACTGGACCCAGGCCGAGTACGTCGACGTCGTCAACTACGCCGCCGCACACCATATGACCGTCATCCCCGAGGTGGACACGCCGGGGCACACCAACGCGATAGTCATGTCGTACGCCGGACCGCAGGCCGACCCGGTCCTGCCCGACGTCAACTGCACCAACCGCACCCCGCCGCAGTGGAACCTGACCACCGCCGTCGGCTACAGCGCGATGTGCCCGGAGAGCCCGAACACCTGGGCGATCATCACCGACATCGTCAACCAGCTCAGCGCGATGAGCCCCGGCCCGTACTACCACCTCGGCGGCGACGAGGTGCCGGCGTCGATCCTGTCGAGCGCCCGGTACGTCGACTTCGTCGACCGCGAGTCCCAGATCGTCAAGGCGCAGGACAAGATCGTGATGGGCTGGGCCGAGATCTCCCAGGCGAACTTCGGCCAGCCCGGATCGCCGCAGTCCGTCGCCCAGTTCTGGAACAACGGCAACCCGACCGGCGCCGGTGGCGACTCGGCCCGGCGGGCGGTGCAGAAGGGCATGAAGGTCGTCATGTCACCGGCCAACCACACCTATCTGGACATGCAGCAGTTCGTCGGCAGCCCGCTCGGGCTGAGCTGGGCCGGCCGGCTGGACGTGTCGCAGTTCTACAACTGGACCGGCACCAGCAGCGACCCGGCCACCTACATCCCGGCGCGGACCACCGGTGGGGTCACCCTGCCGGCGGTGACCGACGCCGACATCCTCGGTGTCGAGGCGCCGATCTGGTCCGAGACGCTGCGGACCCTGGCCGACATCGAGTTCCAGGTCTTCCCCCGGATGCCGGCGACGGCGGAGATCGGCTGGTCACCGAACGTCCACCCGGAACGCAACCTCGCCTCCTTCGTCTCCCGGATCGCCGGTCACGGCGTACGCCGGCAGGTGCAGGGCCAGAACTTCTACGCCTCCCCGCAGGTGCCGTGGCGGGTCGACGTGTCGGCGCCGGACATCACCAGCGACCGTCGGACGGTGTCGGGGGAAATCGCCTCGGTGGTCACCCCGGGCGCGCCGCTCGACCAGGTGACGGCGACGGTCGACTGGGGCGACGGGACCACGTCGGCGGCGACCCTGAGCGGTACCGCCGGCACCAACAAGAGCATCAACGGCATCTATTCGGCAACCGCGCAGCACGCGTACGCCCGCGACGGCGTCTACCGGGCCACCATCACCGCCACCCGCCCCGGCGGCAGCACGACCGCCCGGTTCACCGTGGTCGTGAACACCTGCACCGCCACGGTTTCGGGCCACCACAACGGTCCCCTGGTCGTCGCCGACGGCGTCACCTGCCTGACCGGCGCCACCGTCTCCGGCCCCGTGGTGGTACGACCGGGCGCCTCCCTGATCGCCACCGGCGCCTCGATCCGGGGCCCGGTGACCGCCACCGGCGCCGTGGTGGTCGAACTGCTCGGCGGCTCGGTCAACGGCCCGCTGACCATCACCGGCACCACCGGCGATGTGATCGTGGAACGAGTCGGGGTCAACGGCCCACTAACCCTGACCGCCACCGCCACCACCCCACCACCCCTGCTGGCCGCCAACACCATCAACGGCCCCCTCACCTGCACCACCAACACCCCCGCCCCGGTAAACGCCAACCTCCCCAACACCGTCCACGGCCCAACCACCCCCCAGTGCCAGGGCCTCTAACCCCCCCCGCCCCCGCGCCCCCCGCGCCCCCCTCCCCCCCCACCCCCACCCCTCCCGCGATCTAGGGCGAATGGGGGTGATCAGAGATCAACAAACACGTATTCGCCCTAGATCGGCGCGGCGGGGTGGGGGCGTGGGGGGCGAGGGGCGGGGGGTGGGGGGCGGGGGTGGGGGTGGGTTAGAGAGGCGCGTTGAGGTAGGCGAGGACGGCGCGGACGCGGCGGTGGGCGGTGGTGGCGGGTGGGAGGTCGAGTTTGGCGAGGATGTTGGTGATGTGCTTCTCCACCGAGACGGGGGCCAGCACCAGGCGTGCGCAGATTGCGGAGTTTGACAGGCCTTCTGCCATCAGGGCGAGCACTTCGCGCTCGCGTGGGGTGAGGCCGTCGATGCCGTGGTTGCGGCTGTTGCGGGTGAACAGCTGCCGGACCACCTCGGGATCCATTACGGTGCCACCGGCGGCGACCCGCTCGACCGCGTCGAGGAAGTCGTCCAGCGCGGTGACCCGGTCCTTGAGCAGGTAACCGACACCGCCGTGGCCGTCGGCGAGCAGTTCCGCGGCGTACGCGCGTTCGACGTACTGGGAGACGATGAGCACCCTGGTGTCCGGGTCGGCGGCCCGCAGCCGCAGGGCGGCGCGCAGGCCCTCGTCCCGGAATCCGGGCGGCAGCCGTACGTCGACTATCGACAGGTCGGGTCGCTGCTCCGTCACCGCCGCCACCAGCGAGTCGGCGTTGTCGACGGCCGCCACGACGGTGTGACCGGTGTCGGTCAGCAACCGCACCAGACCCTCGCGGAGCAGGAGCAGGTCTTCGGCGATCACGATGCGCATGGGAACTCCGCGTCCAGGATGGTCGGCCCGCCCACCGGGCTGGTCAGGGTGAGTACGCCGTCGAGCGCTTCGACCCGTCGGCGCAGTCCGTCGAGTCCGGAACCGCCGGGGTCGGCCCCGCCCCGCCCGTTGTCGGCGAGCCGGATCCGGAGCGTGTCGACGGTCCGGGAGATGTCGATGGTGCAGGTCGTGGCGTCGGCGTGCTTGCCGGCGTTGGCGAGCCCCTCGGCGACCACGAAATAGGCCGCGGACTCGATCGCGGCCGGGTAACGGTCGGCGGTGTCTGCGCGTACCTCGACGGTGAGGGGGCTGTCGCCGGCCAGCGCGGCGAGTGCGGCGTGCAGGCCGCGATCGGTCAGGATCGGCGGGTGGATGCCGCGTACCAGGCGGCGCAGCTCGGCGAGCGCCTCGTCGAGCTGCCGCCGGGCGAGGGCGACGTCGGCCTCCGCTCCGCCGCCCGTACCGCCGCCGGTGCGCAGTTTGCGGGCGGCCAGGGCCAGGGTCATGCCGGCGGCCACGATCCGGGCCTGCGCCCCGTCGTGCAGATCGCGTTCGATCCGGCGCAGCTCCGCGGCCTGCGCGTCGACCACCCGTTGCCGGGTCGCGGCCAGGTGGGCCGCCTGCTCCACCAGGCGTCGGTGGGTGCCCGGCGCGAGCAGGGCCCGCGCCAACCGGGCCTGCAAAACCGCGAGGGTACGCAGCAGCCACGCGACCACCGGCACCAGCAGCAGCCCGAGTACGGTGAGGACGATCCGGCCGGACGGTGTCGTCATCAGCGGCTTCATCGGGAACGGTGCGCGCGGGTTGGGCACCGCCCACGCCCAGGCCGGTGCCACGATGGCGCCGAGGTCGACCGCGGTGACCACGAGCGCGGCGCATCCACCGGCGAGACCCAGCGGGATCAGCAGCACCAGCCAGGCGAGGTCGCGCCAGGTGGCCGGTTGGGTCCCCACGGCGGTGACCCGTTGGCGGATCGTGCCGGCGGTGCCCGGCAGATACGGTGCGGGAATCGTCGCTCCGAGCACCCAGCCGGCGCGCCGCCGCTCGATGCCGGCGAGCGTACGGCTGACCCGGGCGGCGCCGAGGAACGCGGGCCCGCCGAGCTGGGTGACGGCCAGCAGGCCGACGCCGACGAGCGCGGCGAGGCTGAAGGCGAACCCGGCGGCGCTGGCAACCACCCCACTGACCAGGTACACCAGGGCCCGCGCCGTCGCCTTTGTCATCGCCAGGATGCTAGTGGCGGCGGCGCGGACCCCGAACGGCACCGTCAGCGCCCGTCGGCGAGTGCCGGCAGGCCGCGCCGGCGCAGGATGAACCTGGCCGGCAGCGCCCCGGCGAGCAGGCCGAGCAGCGCGACGCCGCCGAGCATGCCGCCGTACGTGCCGGGGTCGACAATCAGCCGGAAGGCCCCGTCCTGCGCGATGCTGAACGCACCGACCACGATCGCCGTGACGGCGACCCCGAGCAGCAGCCCCACCGTGACGGTGATCAGCGCCTCCCGGTCGGCGAGCCGGTGCAACTGTCCGGTGGTCGCCCCGACCAGCCGCAGGTCGGCGTACTCGCGGCGGCGGGCGGCGGTGGCGACGGCGAAGGTGTTGAGTACGGCGATCGCGGTGAAGCCGAGCGAGATGACGACCATCAGCTCCCAGGCGCCCTGCTGGTTCTGCGCGTCTCCGGCCGGGGACGCCGAGGCGGTGGGAGTCACCCGCAGGCCCGGCCAGTCGTCGTGGATCCGGGCGGCCGCGTTCCCCTGGTAGCGCAGAGCGACCGTGCTCACCAACCCACGGGGGTCGTGCGCGGCGACCAGCGGGGCCGGAAGAACCAGCTCGCCGAACCCTCGGGCCCGCTCGTACACCGAGGTCAGCCGCAGTTCCGTACGGTGCCCGTCGGCGAGCCAGAGCGGCACCTCGTCACCGACCCGCCAGCCGTACTGGCCGACCAGGGCGGCACTCGCGGCGAAGGTGTCGTCCCCGCCGAGTACGTCCGGGACGGACGCCGTACCGGCGCCGGCCGCGGGGCTGCGCCGTACGCCCAGGTCGAGTGCTGGTTCGCTGCCGGCGACGAGCAGTCCCTGAGCCGGGTAGTCCTCGGGCTTGCCGCCCTGCGCCACGATCACCCTGGTCGGCAGGGTGGCCGCGGCACCGGTCACCCCGGGCAGGGCGGCCAGCCGGTCGACGGTGCTCAGCGGCAGCCCGCCGGTCGCGGTCACCTGAGCGGTCGCGGTGGCCGTTCGCGCCGTCTGCTCCCGCGCGGTCAGCCGCTCCAGCAGGGCGCCGTTGAGCAGCATGGTGGCGTTGATCGCGAAGATCAGTACCAGTGGCACCGCGACGGCCGCCACCCGCCGGTTCTCGGCGCGGGTGACGAGCCCGGCCAGCCAACCGGTCGCGCCGCCCAGCCGGGCCAGCTGCGCCAGCGGCGCGGTCAGGATCCGTACCAGGACCGGACCGAGGGCGGCGACCGTGCAGAGCAGCAGGGCGCAGGACACGAAGCTCATGCCCATGCCGAGCACCCCGTCGAGCGGCACGAACGTCAGCACGCTGATCGCACCGCCGGCCGTCACCAGGGCGAGCAGCACCCGGACGGCCGTGCCGCCGGCCGGTGCCGTCGCAGTCTCGGCGAGCGCCTGGGTCGGCGCGACCCGTACGGCCCGCCGGCCGGCGATCCGGGCGGCGACGAACGTGACCAGTACGCCGGCCAGCCCCGCCACCAGCAGCACCGGTACGTTGACCCGGACCGTGAACTGGGCCGGCACCGCCCCGAGGGTCCGGAACCGATCGGCCACCAGGTGCGCGAAGAGCACGCCTAGCGGGGCGGCCGGTATCGCGGCGACGGCGGCGAGGACAACGCTCTCCAGTCCGAGCAGCAGGCGCAGCTGGCCCGGCGTGGCGCCCACCGTACGCAGCAGGGCCAGTTCACGCAGCCGTTGCCGTACGCCGAGGGTCACCGTGCCGGTGAGCACGAACACCGCGGCGAAGGCGGTGATGCCGATGACGAAGCCGAAGATGGAGATCGGTCCGATGTAGTCGGGCAGTGCTCCGGGCAGGTCGGCCCGTACCCGCTCGGCATCGGTCAGCACGTCTGCCCCGCCGGCGGTTTCGCGTACGGCGGCCAACAGCGCGTCCCGGTCGACGCCGGGCGTGGCGACCACCCCGACCGCGGTCGGACCGTCGAGTCCGGACACCGTCGGCACCTCGCCGTCGGCGAGGAACAGCGCGCCCTGTGCGGCCAGGCCGGACCGACCGGCGGGCGCGGCGATGCCGCTGACCTGCACGGTGCGTGTTCCGGTGCGGGTGGTGAGCACGAGTTCGCTGCCGACGACGAGTCCGCCGCGCGCGGCGAGATCCGCGTCGACGACCACCCGGCCGGCATCGGGCCCGCTGCCCCGGACCAGCGTGTACGGCGTCAGCGCCGCCGACGCCCAGCCGTGGCCGATGACGGGCGCGTCGTCCGTTGCGCGCACGACCCGTCCGGTCGACGTGGTCACCTGGATCGGGAAGGCGGCGTCGGCGACGGCGGACGCGACACCGGGCAGCGCCCCGATCCGGCCGGCGAGGTCGGCCGGTAGGACCCCGGCGCCGGTGAGCCGTTCGGTCTTGACCTTCCGCTTGACCTTGACCTTGTCCTTTTTCTCCTTCGTGGTCACCGTCTCCAGGCTCACCTGCCGCGCACCGGAGACGACCAGGTCCGTCGCGGCGAACCGGTTGGCCGGTGGCTTCGCGGTGAGCACCGAGAACAGCAGCAGACCGCTGCCGGCGAGCAGGGCGACCGCGAGGAACGCGGCGAAAAAGGTGCCGGCGTACGCGCCACGGTGGCGGCGCAGCGTGCCGAGGGCCAGGCGCATCATCGGGCGCTCACCGACATCATCTCCGCCGCGACCTTCTCCGCCGTCGGGTCCGCCAACTCGGTGACTATGCGCCCGTCGGCGAGGAAGACCACCCGGTCGGCTCGGGCGGCGGCGGCCGGATCGTGGGTGACCATGACAACCGTGGTGCCGAAGGAGTCGACCGCCTCCCGCAGCAGTCCCAGGACCTCCCGGCCGGTGGACAGGTCCAGCGCCCCGGTCGGCTCGTCCGCGAAGATCACTTCCGGTCGGGCGGCGAGCGCCCGAGCCAGCGCCACCCGCTGGCGCTGCCCGCCGGAGAGCCGCGCCGGGCGGTCGTTCTCCCGGCCGGTGAGACCGACCCGCCGCATCACCTCACGGGCCAGGGCGAGGTCGGGGCGTACCCCGGCGAGCCGCTGCGGCAGCAGGATGTTGTGCCACACCGAGAGCGAGTCCAGCAGGTTGTAGGACTGGAACACGAAACCGACCCGTTGGCGACGGGCCTCGGTCAGCCGGGGCTCGCGCAATCCGCTGATCTCCTGCCCGGCCAGCAGCACCCGGCCGCTGTCCGGTGTGTCGAGTCCGGCGGCGCAGTGCAGCAGAGTGGACTTGCCCGAGCCGGAGGGCCCCATCACCGCGTTGAACGTACCGGCGGCGAACGCCACCGAAACCCCGGCGAGCGCGCGTATCCCGGCACCTCCGGGGTACGTCTTCGTCACCTCGACCACTTCGACCACCGCTGTGTTTCCCATGGTGATCAGCCTGGTGCAGGGCCCGTCCGGGCAACACATGGCCAACCATGAACCCGGTGGTGGGGCTGTCCCTACCTCCGGAGTTCCGCCGCAGGCGTTCGGGACAGTGTGCCCGGCCACCAGAACCGGCGGCCCAGGGTGATCGCGATCGACGGGACCAGCAGCGTACGCACCAGCAGGGTGTCGAGCAGCACGCCGAGCCCGACGATGACCCCGATCTCGGTCAGCGTCACCAGCGGCAGCACCCCGAGTACGGCGAACACGGCGGCGAGCAGGACGCCGGCGCTGGTGATCACCCCGCCGGTGACGGCGAGCGCGGTGAGCATGCCCTGCCGGGTGTCCCCGGCCAACGCCTCCTCCCGGGCCCTGGTCGCCAGGAAGATGTTGTAGTCCACCCCGAGCGCGACCAGGAAGAGGAACGCCAGCAGCGGTACGGAGGTGTCCAGGGCGGCGTAGTCCAGGACCCTGGTGAACAGGAAGTTGCTGGCGCCGAGGGCGGCGAAGAAGGTGGCCACCACGGTGGCGACCAGTACCAGCGGGGCGAGCAGCGAACGCAGCAGCAGGACCAGCACGAGCAGGACCACGGCCAGGATCAGCGGTACGACCACCCGCAGGTCGCGTACGGCCGCCTGCCGGGTGTCGAGGTTGGCCGCGACCGTACCGCCGACCAGCGTTTCCGCCCCGGACCCGGCGCCGACCCGGTCGCGCAGGTCCTCGATGGTCCGGTAGCTGGCGGCACTGTCCGGCTCCGCGTCGAGTACGACGTCGATGGCGACCAGGTCACCGGCGCGTTCGGTGACCCGGGCGCTCGACACCCCCGGCGTCGCCTCGATCGTCTCCAACACCGCCCGTTCGCCGCCGGAGCGGGTGACGACCACGGTCGGGTCGGCCGAACCGGCCGGGAAGTAGCGGCTCAGCGTCTCCAGCCCGTCGATCGACTCGGCCTGCACCCGGAACTGCTCGGTCTTGCTCAGCCCGAGTCGGGCACCGCCGAGCCCGGTCGCCAGCACCGCGAGTACGACCAGCGTGCCGACGAGCACCGCTCGTGGGCGCCGGGCGACCAGGGCGCCGATCCGCGACCAGACCCCGGTACGGGTCGGGTCGGTCTGCCCCTCGCGGGGCACGAACGGCCAGAACAGGCCGCGCCCGCAGACCGACAGCGCGGCCGGGAGCACGACCAGCCC is a window of Micromonospora sp. NBC_01699 DNA encoding:
- a CDS encoding magnesium and cobalt transport protein CorA, which gives rise to MSDWRSRAQRPAKRAWRRSHERYPQPSPPELSMDPRAANQSAPVEASVVTSGIYRDGHRVDAPASVTGTCELLRRQPGTMAWIGLYRPAEAQLMAVAEEFGLHELAVEDAVVAHQRPKLERYGETLFVVLRAARYLDEIEEVDFGELHVFVGPNFVLTVRHGEAPDMGAVRRRLEDDPDLLRRGPEAVLYAILDAVVDGYAPVVAGLQHDIDEIETEVFGGDPKVTRRIYELSREVIEFQRASRPLLDILRALTAGFAKHGTGEELRRYLGDVADHATTAAERVDGFRQILTDIRTLNATLVSQAQNEEVKRLTEASYTQNEEVKKISAWAAILFAPTLIGTIYGMNFDHIPELHWSFGYPFALSLMALVCTCLYLVFKRRNWL
- a CDS encoding beta-N-acetylhexosaminidase; translated protein: MQTSGRLLAGTGDRRTTRVRRRRLGGTVLALALVVQTMVLAGPSPTPALADTAPTGPAQLVPIPVSAVDVPGQSFVVGPTTRIVVATGGAGALPVADTLAAILRPSTGYPLPVSIAPSRPGDIAFHLGEPGDLGAEGYRIDVSNTGVRLAAAEPAGLFYAVQTLRQLLSPWIESPTVRPGPWTVAGVRISDRPRYAYRGVMLDIARHYQSPEVAKRLIEQASAYKMNVLHLHVSDDQGFRIAINGRPELTTIGGQFSINNDPGGYWTQAEYVDVVNYAAAHHMTVIPEVDTPGHTNAIVMSYAGPQADPVLPDVNCTNRTPPQWNLTTAVGYSAMCPESPNTWAIITDIVNQLSAMSPGPYYHLGGDEVPASILSSARYVDFVDRESQIVKAQDKIVMGWAEISQANFGQPGSPQSVAQFWNNGNPTGAGGDSARRAVQKGMKVVMSPANHTYLDMQQFVGSPLGLSWAGRLDVSQFYNWTGTSSDPATYIPARTTGGVTLPAVTDADILGVEAPIWSETLRTLADIEFQVFPRMPATAEIGWSPNVHPERNLASFVSRIAGHGVRRQVQGQNFYASPQVPWRVDVSAPDITSDRRTVSGEIASVVTPGAPLDQVTATVDWGDGTTSAATLSGTAGTNKSINGIYSATAQHAYARDGVYRATITATRPGGSTTARFTVVVNTCTATVSGHHNGPLVVADGVTCLTGATVSGPVVVRPGASLIATGASIRGPVTATGAVVVELLGGSVNGPLTITGTTGDVIVERVGVNGPLTLTATATTPPPLLAANTINGPLTCTTNTPAPVNANLPNTVHGPTTPQCQGL
- a CDS encoding response regulator transcription factor, which codes for MRIVIAEDLLLLREGLVRLLTDTGHTVVAAVDNADSLVAAVTEQRPDLSIVDVRLPPGFRDEGLRAALRLRAADPDTRVLIVSQYVERAYAAELLADGHGGVGYLLKDRVTALDDFLDAVERVAAGGTVMDPEVVRQLFTRNSRNHGIDGLTPREREVLALMAEGLSNSAICARLVLAPVSVEKHITNILAKLDLPPATTAHRRVRAVLAYLNAPL
- a CDS encoding sensor histidine kinase encodes the protein MTKATARALVYLVSGVVASAAGFAFSLAALVGVGLLAVTQLGGPAFLGAARVSRTLAGIERRRAGWVLGATIPAPYLPGTAGTIRQRVTAVGTQPATWRDLAWLVLLIPLGLAGGCAALVVTAVDLGAIVAPAWAWAVPNPRAPFPMKPLMTTPSGRIVLTVLGLLLVPVVAWLLRTLAVLQARLARALLAPGTHRRLVEQAAHLAATRQRVVDAQAAELRRIERDLHDGAQARIVAAGMTLALAARKLRTGGGTGGGAEADVALARRQLDEALAELRRLVRGIHPPILTDRGLHAALAALAGDSPLTVEVRADTADRYPAAIESAAYFVVAEGLANAGKHADATTCTIDISRTVDTLRIRLADNGRGGADPGGSGLDGLRRRVEALDGVLTLTSPVGGPTILDAEFPCAS
- a CDS encoding ABC transporter permease; translated protein: MMRLALGTLRRHRGAYAGTFFAAFLAVALLAGSGLLLFSVLTAKPPANRFAATDLVVSGARQVSLETVTTKEKKDKVKVKRKVKTERLTGAGVLPADLAGRIGALPGVASAVADAAFPIQVTTSTGRVVRATDDAPVIGHGWASAALTPYTLVRGSGPDAGRVVVDADLAARGGLVVGSELVLTTRTGTRTVQVSGIAAPAGRSGLAAQGALFLADGEVPTVSGLDGPTAVGVVATPGVDRDALLAAVRETAGGADVLTDAERVRADLPGALPDYIGPISIFGFVIGITAFAAVFVLTGTVTLGVRQRLRELALLRTVGATPGQLRLLLGLESVVLAAVAAIPAAPLGVLFAHLVADRFRTLGAVPAQFTVRVNVPVLLVAGLAGVLVTFVAARIAGRRAVRVAPTQALAETATAPAGGTAVRVLLALVTAGGAISVLTFVPLDGVLGMGMSFVSCALLLCTVAALGPVLVRILTAPLAQLARLGGATGWLAGLVTRAENRRVAAVAVPLVLIFAINATMLLNGALLERLTAREQTARTATATAQVTATGGLPLSTVDRLAALPGVTGAAATLPTRVIVAQGGKPEDYPAQGLLVAGSEPALDLGVRRSPAAGAGTASVPDVLGGDDTFAASAALVGQYGWRVGDEVPLWLADGHRTELRLTSVYERARGFGELVLPAPLVAAHDPRGLVSTVALRYQGNAAARIHDDWPGLRVTPTASASPAGDAQNQQGAWELMVVISLGFTAIAVLNTFAVATAARRREYADLRLVGATTGQLHRLADREALITVTVGLLLGVAVTAIVVGAFSIAQDGAFRLIVDPGTYGGMLGGVALLGLLAGALPARFILRRRGLPALADGR
- a CDS encoding ABC transporter ATP-binding protein; this encodes MGNTAVVEVVEVTKTYPGGAGIRALAGVSVAFAAGTFNAVMGPSGSGKSTLLHCAAGLDTPDSGRVLLAGQEISGLREPRLTEARRQRVGFVFQSYNLLDSLSVWHNILLPQRLAGVRPDLALAREVMRRVGLTGRENDRPARLSGGQRQRVALARALAARPEVIFADEPTGALDLSTGREVLGLLREAVDSFGTTVVMVTHDPAAAARADRVVFLADGRIVTELADPTAEKVAAEMMSVSAR
- a CDS encoding MMPL family transporter, producing the protein MGTFGSRIAQAVSGRWSAWLVLVIATVLSGIVIALGGEPHADNDPTSALPDSAESVRVAALQRQLPSGQLNPALVVYSRDGQPLRPEDERAIADDARAYVTEATGGQVSPPVLSPDRRAALLAVPLPADLPNDELAGIVEQLRATARDGLPEGTVAQVTGGAGFTTDVSSAFDGANVTLLLVTVAVVAALLIVTYRSPWLWLVPLAVVGTADVVANAVIAMVSRAAALDIDGSTTGIVDVLVFGAGTNYALLLIARYREELRGTADRRVALRRALASAGPAIAASAATVCLSLLTLLTAVLGNDRTIGVTGAIGIVIAALFGLVVLPAALSVCGRGLFWPFVPREGQTDPTRTGVWSRIGALVARRPRAVLVGTLVVLAVLATGLGGARLGLSKTEQFRVQAESIDGLETLSRYFPAGSADPTVVVTRSGGERAVLETIEATPGVSSARVTERAGDLVAIDVVLDAEPDSAASYRTIEDLRDRVGAGSGAETLVGGTVAANLDTRQAAVRDLRVVVPLILAVVLLVLVLLLRSLLAPLVLVATVVATFFAALGASNFLFTRVLDYAALDTSVPLLAFLFLVALGVDYNIFLATRAREEALAGDTRQGMLTALAVTGGVITSAGVLLAAVFAVLGVLPLVTLTEIGVIVGLGVLLDTLLVRTLLVPSIAITLGRRFWWPGTLSRTPAAELRR